DNA sequence from the Alosa sapidissima isolate fAloSap1 chromosome 13, fAloSap1.pri, whole genome shotgun sequence genome:
TGACACAGTTCAGAACATTTCAGATACTGCTTGTGTGATACTTTAGATGTTGTCTAAAGCATatgtattagattagattattgtcattgtgcagagtacaagtacagagacaatgaaatgcagttagtgtctaaccagaagtgcaaaaaagcagaaaagtgcaatgtgatcaGTATAGACCGTGGTCAGCTCAACAGGCGAGGAGAGGCGTTGatgtttggggggtgggggggcgttAGTAGGTTGGTTGTCACCGAGGTGCAGAGTAGTGTTCAGTAGACAGCGGCAgggaagaagcttcctctgaacctgctggtttgtGTGCAGAAAGAActgtaacgcctcccggagggaagtggggtgaacagtctgtgattTGGGTGAGAACAgactttgatgatgctgcgcaCATCAATAAGCattgcttgccctggatggtCTGTATAGGTTACGTTACCATTTATGTAGTAGATGCTATTATCCATGTGGGAGTGTTTGATGTAGGCCTTGTGTACAGTAGTATCGTGTTGTAGTACTGTAGTGTAGTTATATTGTTGTAACAGTACAATGAGCtatagcagtggttctcaaagtgtggggcaggccccactagtggggaagagagacatgacaggtggggcgcgatgaacaggaggaaattatttttttgtgcTTTAATGATCTTTATCTTTAATGATCATAGAtttaccacacacaaacatagaagtcataaacagaccgacaTATGAACTAAAATAAACAGGCCGAGACAGGAAGTGTAACGTGGAACCAAAATgcgaaaaaaaaatactttatttTTCCAGGTTGATCAGGGGTCAtgtggggcttgaaaattccccacctccaaagtggagaatgacagaaaaagtttgagaaccactgagctATGTGTTCTATTGATAAGTTATTGATATGTCATCACTCCACTACTGACCTTGTTGACACTAACACCAGGCTTGCCCAGCTGTAGATACACCAGCTGTTATGGTAAAAGCCAAAGGCATCAAGTGTCTCTGATCAAACGATAACAATACAATGATAAGGATTACTGGAGGAGTGTTATTGTTTATCAGCAGATTCAGAGATAAAAGATGAAGCTCATAAAGGTGCATGGGACAGCCAGCAGTTGTCTGGTGTAACATTAAGGCTGTCACACACGGCCGGCAATGCTATTCTGTAATTCTGTTAGTCGctttactacacacactactggcGACGCAATCACCCGTCGATTCAGTGGAGATATTGTACACTGACCAGACAGTCTATGACGTATCAAAATCGCCCTGATAGAAAGGGGCCGATTAGAGCAATATATAGCATATAGATATACTACTTATACAATACATGAATTTGAGTCCAATTTGAAATATCTGTAACAGTAAAGGTTTAACAAAGCTCTTTTCCTCCACAGGTGTCTTTGTATTCTCCCCGATACCTCACAATGTGACTGTCATGTTCCCGTCTGGGGCGGGAGTGGAGATGCGGAGAAGGGAAGGGACTATGGCAGCCACAGTTTTACTCCCCAAGGAGTTCACAAACTCAACCCAAGGGCTGCTCGGAAAGATGAACAATGATCCAAAGGATGATCTAGTGTCCAGTACTGGTGAAACTGTGGCAGACGCAAGCAGTCCAGAGCAAGTGTACAGCTTTGGAGCAAGCTGTAAGTTACCGACGGTTGATTTGTGTTCCCGCAATATAAATGGGAAATATTTATTAATCATACCCTTGAACATACTTCCAGTTTTGTTCACATTTCACATGGCAAATATTTCATTCATAAGGTAACCATATGATCCACAAAATGCAAtcaaaatgtagtcagattttCACTCTTGGTGAGAACTGAGACACTGAGATATAAAAGTTGATTTTGTTTATACACATCTGAGAAAGAGTTTGAATAGGTAcatgctcacgttggtgactgCATAGCACTGACACATCTCACACTTGTCAGCTCAGGGTAATATTTTACCCTGAATAACACAGTCATTGCGGTCATCATTATGTTATGTAGTTGCTATTTAACGGCCCATGTGCGAAAGCTGTGGCGCTTAAAGGTGCACATGTGgccttgggcagttcagtgactCTGCTTATCTGTCATCCACTTGATTTTTATCAGCTCTTCCTTGCCACGTTGACATGCTGCATGAACTGACAAAAGCTTTGTAACACTTGTATTTTGGCATTAGTGTTGTGATGAACCTTTGCTTTTGTCTTGAAGTTGGCTAACCAGTTTCCTGTTCGTTGACATTGCTGTCAACAAGCACCTGAAGATGATTGCTTCAGTTGTACCATCAGGACTACAATGCAATTCTATATCTTTGACCCTGGTTTTGCTCTCCTTGTCATCCTCAATGAGAAATGTTTAGTCATGTTTAGTTTAGTATTGGAAATCAGGAAACTGTATTTTTAATCAGTGAACTTGGTCTAGGACAGGGTTTTGTACAATGGTATAAAAAATTAGAATATATTGCTTTGTGGCCTAAATGATAATGAACAGACTCCAGACTTCTGGAACATGGTAAGATTACTGTGACACCTGATTATGTGATAATGTCCTCCCCAGGGGCGATCCTAAATGAGTCATCCCTCTTTACCTATGACTCAAAGTACCTGCTGGACTCATACCTGTTTGTTCCCAAGCACGATTCGAATTTCTCTCCGACATTCACCATCCCTGACAATCCAGATGACCCGTTACTGAACGAGGCCTCTAAGCTGTGCGCTGGTGACGGCGCTGAGTTCTGCAGATATGACACGCTGGTGACACGCAGTATTCAAGTGGGAAATGCCACCCGTGTCTCCTTCAGTAGTCATGCCACTATAGCTGAGGACCTTAAGACAGGTAGCACTGACCTTTTCAGAGGGAGCTGTGTTGAAGACGGTCAAATGTTAAATTAATATGACCATTATGTTAGATTGTACATATACTCTATACTATAAATATTCTATTGTACTCCATCTACCAATCAGTGTATTCAGGTTACAAGGTTCAGGGCCCTAATTTTAATGACTGGCAAATGGCAAAGTGTCTCATGTATGAACTAAAGCTATTGTGTGGCGTGCGTGTGGAAGTATTGAGCTGTCCCACCGAAGTTTGTGTTTAGCATCTTGAGGCAGCTCATGCtattaaattagcaaatagattattaaattagctttagttagaccTTAGACTTTGCCCgacatttaaattagggccctcAGTCTACCAATCACCAGTTAATTTGGTGTAGCTATTACTATTTCTTTAAAGTTTACAATGCCTTAAATTTTTGTGGTTTCCACAGTGATCTCCTGTGGCTGGATTGCTCCACCAAGTAATGGTACGAAGGAAGGCACAACATATCTACAGGGATTCACAGTGAAGTTCTCTTGCAATAGCGGCTATGTCCTGCAGGGGTCAAAAGAGCGCACGTGTCAAAGCAATGGACAGTGGTCAGGGGAGCTCACAGAGTGCACGGGTAAGCTCTTGACATGATGTGTGCAGCAGCTCACGCATACTCAAGCAGTCAGAGACAGACCAAGTTTTCAAATACGTAAAAATATACATTATTTAGGTTTTGAGTGTATATAAATGTTATCAGTGTCAATTTGATGATTGTAATAAAGTTTGTTTTTCAACATGTAAGAATCTTGTTGTGGGGCTATTATTTGAGCTTCATTAGATAGGCCTGAAGTCAGTGGAACAAAGATAACCTATTGTCACTCTTGAGCTTTGGATCAGTAAATGCATTGATTGGGTCACCTGTGAAGAGTTTGATATGAAAGTCTATAAAGGCATAAAACCAACCTGACCATAATAAGAATATTATCACTAGCTTAAGAGGTCAGTGGATTAGGTAATACATAGATAATACATGTTTTTCTGATCTTCCTTTTATGTATAACAAACTACCCTCTGAATAAGCACAGACTATAGTTTAGTTTAATGTCAAGCAATCTATACAGAAATCCAACTGCTCTTTTCATTGATGAAATCTTCTGTCCATCTCAGACACCATCTCAGTTGCAGACAACACCCTCGGCATTGTTCTTGGCTCTGTCATTGGCGCTCTTGCCCTTATAACCATATTGACCACAATAATTCTCCATAACAGGAAACACAAGAGGTACattttctattattattatcatttctATGTCTTGAAAAACTAttctaagataagataagaaaagATAAGATGTACTTTATTGGCACACAACAATGTTGGTGGTAATTTAATGTTACAGAAAGAGGTAACTAAATCCAAtaagggagagaagaaagaaaataataaacaatagcaatttaataaataaataaataaataaatagttcatATCAGTTTTGTAGTGTTCAGGAGTGGCAAATTAAAAAAGCATACAATGAGAGCCATTTACAGTTAAGGAAATGGTACAAACCCCTTTCTCCAACCATTTATTTCCAGAGCAACACAAAAACAAGATGAAGATCCATCTCTCTGAACCCAGTATAAGCATGATGTACCGCACGATGACACTGACATTCCAGATCATAACTGCCTTTGATAcgtttcaaatgtgtgtgtatcagatcAGAATCTGACCAAACACAGTATACTTTCTGGATATACATCAGAGCcaattatttctttttttattttacattccTAATGTTCATAATAGACACGACTTTGTTGTATAGAGTATGAAAAGCAATGTGAATATGTGAGAAAACTAATTAATAGATTTTTGGTATTTTTGTCTTTTCCGTCCTTTGGTATTTTTGTCTTCTGCAAATAATTGCATTAAAACCATCTGATCCGAATACATCTGAGACCAGTAAATGCACTGGTAAAGAATAAAAAAGTATGGCCTACGGTAAATGATATGATAAATAAAGCTATTTTTATGCATCAAAAAGGAAGCCATTTAGCTCAAGTGTTACTGTACGTTTGTCCACTGAAATGTTTActcgtttgtttttgtttttgcagcTGTGCTCCCTGGTTTTGATTCTCAGCCCTTGGCCAGATCAAGTGTAGCAAGAATGAATGTCCCCTGGTTTTGTAAGCATTGGTCGTTCCTACTGGCTCAGTTGGCGAGGAGGGTGGCCTGCCTTTGTGTGGCATGATATATGCCTCACTTTGATTTATGTTGTTGTCGGACATGGCTGAATCAAAAGCTAAGCAGGTCTGGGTAAACACGTTTTCCTATGAAACACAACACATGTAGAACTAAAATATACATTCGTAATATTTTAGATATTATAGAACaacttaaaacaaatacatacagtatgtaatgaAAAGGCATCAATAAGTTTAAAAGACATACCAGACAATATTTTTTTGGCTGCATCTGGGCACATCAGTCGGCTTTCCATCTTAACATCTTAAGTGCAGATGATAATGTATTTCTTCCACAAAAGAGCTGCAAACGCAATAGATGTTACATTCTACATTTGGTGGAGCACTAAGGGCATATTGTTTTCGCACAAAGACCAATAGGTCAGTCTTTCCAGAGAGCAATAGACATTCTGTTCCAAAaccccacacccaccccaccACGATTACAGTACAACCACCCCACCAATGCCAAGGGGTGGTTGCCATGGCGAGACAAAGAGCACTAGGATGTGACAGGACTGCAGAGGTCATCAACAAACAACACTGTCGCTACTGTGACTGCAGTCACCCACCAACTATTTGACATTTCCCCTTTAAGACTATTAATATAAATAATTAGTGTCATTTTGCCTGGGTAACAGTGAAGTGAAAGCTCTGCCTGGGCTATAAGGCAATTGTCAGCTAATAATTCTTTTCCGCTTAATAAGCTGTGGTATGAATCGAGGAGCTCTTATAAAGGCTGTGCAGGCTGTCTTGCAGTTGCATGAAGCTTTCATGAGTTGAAATATTTTCTGGGCATGTCTCTGGTGATGTGGCTTTTGTAAAGAAAAACTACCACATTGTGCAGGCTCTCTCAGACAGTCATTCTATTTCAAGTCAAGACACGGAAAAAAACCAACCAACTCACCAAGTTGAGCCATGGATGACCAAAACAAGATGATGCCGCGTCCTCTTTTTCTGCGCGGGGACCCATTCCACGACTGGACGATGCCGAGCCGTCTCTTCAACAGAGACCTTGAGTTTCCACCTTTCCTGGACGAGAGGGATCTAAACTGGCTGGAGTGGGCGCAGAAGAGGCTAGCGGCGACCTCCTGGCCTGGGTACAGACACGCTCCTGTCATATCTCCTCCAGGATCGCACCCGAGCACCAGGGCTCAGTCACAAGTAACTGAGGGAACCTCAGAACTGGTCATTGGCCAAGGGACCTGGAGAGTGTCTCTGGACATCAATCAGTTTACCCCTGAGGACATCACAGTCAGGACGAAGGATGGCTACCTAGAAATAACAGGTACTGAAGATATTTTCATGGCATGGTGGTCTAAAAGCCATGGGTAATATTCTACTTTGTGGagcttttttatttacttttctgtCGCATAATGATATGAATATATCCCTGATGTTGAAGGTAAACATGAGGAGAGGCAAGACGCACATGGGCTGGTCTCACGGAGCTTCAATAGGAAATACAGGTAAGTGTTGATCGAACCAGCTCTCTTCGTAATGACTGAATTTAATCTGTGTGATCATTGTATTGATTTATGACATTTATGTTctaaatattgtgtgtgtaacAATTAATCCGTATTTTGGACAAGCTGATTAAGCATTAAGTCAGCAGATATGGTTTGATATGTACAGTAGaacaagcaagtgtgtgtgtgtgtgtgtgtgactgtgtgtgtgtgtgtttctcacaaCAGACTGCAAAACAGACCCATGCACATCAAACAAGGATTTAATTATCATGTGTTATGTAAGGAACATTCTGTTGAATGACTGATTGCACTGTATTTTTTAATTTGCCATATGTCATCATATGCCATCTCTGGTATGTATTGTCAGACTGCCAGCTGAAGTGGACACAGAGAACATTGTCTGCTCCGTGTCACCAGGGGGTGTGCTCTCCGTAGAAGCACCACTGCCAGCCTCTGGCACCAGACATGTAGAAGAAATTGTCATCCCTATTCAGATGCTGCAGCAGTAGATCACAGTCCTGCC
Encoded proteins:
- the LOC121680925 gene encoding heat shock protein beta-1-like isoform X2; the protein is MDDQNKMMPRPLFLRGDPFHDWTMPSRLFNRDLEFPPFLDERDLNWLEWAQKRLAATSWPGYRHAPVISPPGSHPSTRAQSQVTEGTSELVIGQGTWRVSLDINQFTPEDITVRTKDGYLEITGKHEERQDAHGLVSRSFNRKYRLQNRPMHIKQGFNYHVLYCQLKWTQRTLSAPCHQGVCSP
- the LOC121680925 gene encoding heat shock protein beta-1-like isoform X1; the protein is MDDQNKMMPRPLFLRGDPFHDWTMPSRLFNRDLEFPPFLDERDLNWLEWAQKRLAATSWPGYRHAPVISPPGSHPSTRAQSQVTEGTSELVIGQGTWRVSLDINQFTPEDITVRTKDGYLEITGKHEERQDAHGLVSRSFNRKYRLPAEVDTENIVCSVSPGGVLSVEAPLPASGTRHVEEIVIPIQMLQQ